The genomic segment tctcttcacgaCTGGCGTCGGACTCCGACTGCCGACGCGCCCTCGGCGTTCTCGCGCTTCGTAagcagcttctcttcccccATGCGAACGACCACTGTTCCACGTCTCCCGcttgtctccctcctctctcctccgcaaTCTCCGATCCCCACCgtagtctctctctctttctctctctctctctctttctctctctcgatctctGTCTCGAtctctttccctgtctcggtctctgtctcggtctctttccctgtctcggtctctgtctcggtctctttccctgtctcggTCTCCAggttccctcttctctctccaccagCCTTCTCCGGAGTCTTCCTTTCGCGTGCCTTCCGACTGCTCGGCGACgccgttttctgcttcgagtTCTCGCACCTGCTGCAGCAGAAGTTGCTCCTgttcctgctgcttctgcttcatGCGTTGCTGGAGGACGCGTCtttgcagctgcttctgttccttcctcaGCTGCTCCTTCTGAAGCAGCCAGAGCTGCTGATCGCGCTCGGAGACGCCCTCCGCCGTTGACACACCCGACGGCGCGTATACTTCGACGTCGTGCTCGAGGGCAGTGAGGCGCGCAGGCGGAAggtcgccttcgctctccagTACTTCGCGCTTCGGGAGAACAGGCAAGTCGACGTCGAGAAAGTTCGTTTTTCGCAAGCAGTCGTCCACGAACTCGTCCATGCAAACGATCGTGAACTTCCCGTCGGCCAGGCGCAGCCGCAGTTTCCGGTAGTCCGCGAGCAGCGGCTCGAGGTGCGTGTACACCTCGCAGGCGCGGCCGACGAGGCGCAGGTAGAAGGCGCCGACGGCGCGCAGATACTTGAACTGCTCCTGCTTGATGAACTCGAGAATGATCTCCGGCTCTGGCTGAATCTGCAGCAGCTTCAACAccaagcagagaaacggcgCAGGCTGCCGCTTCCCGCCGTACGTTCCCCCAACGTACGTCAACCCAACACAGGGCTCGAGAACGGTCTCTGCTGTCAACGCGAAGCACTGTTCCTTCCAGAAGGCACTTTCGTAGATCTTTCGGCGAATGATCCGCGACACCAGCGTCTGCGGATTGCAGCCGTGGACCTGCTGCGCGAGTGGATCTGTGCGATTC from the Toxoplasma gondii ME49 chromosome IX, whole genome shotgun sequence genome contains:
- a CDS encoding pre-mRNA splicing factor, putative (encoded by transcript TGME49_266030), translated to MANRTDPLAQQVHGCNPQTLVSRIIRRKIYESAFWKEQCFALTAETVLEPCVGLTYVGGTYGGKRQPAPFLCLVLKLLQIQPEPEIILEFIKQEQFKYLRAVGAFYLRLVGRACEVYTHLEPLLADYRKLRLRLADGKFTIVCMDEFVDDCLRKTNFLDVDLPVLPKREVLESEGDLPPARLTALEHDVEVYAPSGVSTAEGVSERDQQLWLLQKEQLRKEQKQLQRRVLQQRMKQKQQEQEQLLLQQVRELEAENGVAEQSEGTRKEDSGEGWWREKREPGDRDRERDRDRDRDRERDRDRDRDRERDRDRDRERERERERERERDYGGDRRLRRREEGDKRETWNSGRSHGGREAAYEARERRGRVGSRSPTPVVKREKERRDEDEDERRRRRREEEERERRRERRRWEDDERERRRRDRREEREEEGDRKRRKHEDEERKLRDRPDDRYSSRSKQVKERGDEDRRHRRDAEQPSGDRAEKKAPAFSLEKNASREKKGDDDSLSVQAWDALRAELGLKPLKK